The Alteromonas gilva genome includes a window with the following:
- a CDS encoding TIGR03545 family protein — MQSRAGKITLWLIVILITPIVLYWLFANTVIKSVLESQLSEAHGAEVNITDVSHSLFPVTVDIDTIQFTDARDPLRNQLVVGNMRGDVDVMALLNDQLIMNQLSILDVAFNQPRQSRGEVLRQPTGKSFDTLLSEAKEALPEVDELLERSPLKTTAAVQNAQQTYAVYADELQNDYQQLPDKARLDYYKKQVKQLLETDYKSPAELAKAKEAFDALKQEIRADKALVTNFKEKASTARKALSASLQELKTAPQQDYALLQGIYAGDHAALSQLTEAVFGDKAAQYNSYLFTAFDLIVPLLKGGDDNTETATDAGSPLQVLIRKANVSVNWQDTLLTGDWENITNVHSIFGNPTTFLLNSVADGKQSFTTKGQFFLDENGLDASQTWQIAGLLLESIRLSDNAKLDASIKQALLATAGSLTITDNALDGSGSIDLTKLAMAATGSNKITRAVADLLGSLSSLDIQMDISGSLNAPDFGFSSDLDNQLAGAALATLSASQQDKLDELNRKLQSMVGEQNDMLSSELGDINTWIKASQNDEAALQELLQASLKNVVDKQKDKLLNKLFDKLNGR; from the coding sequence ATGCAAAGCCGAGCAGGAAAAATAACCCTCTGGTTGATAGTGATTCTGATAACGCCGATAGTGCTTTACTGGCTATTCGCTAACACCGTAATAAAGAGTGTTTTAGAATCACAGCTTTCCGAGGCCCATGGTGCAGAGGTGAATATCACCGACGTCAGTCATAGCCTGTTCCCTGTTACCGTTGACATTGACACCATTCAGTTTACCGATGCCAGAGACCCACTTCGCAATCAATTAGTCGTCGGCAACATGCGCGGTGATGTAGACGTCATGGCATTATTGAATGACCAACTCATTATGAATCAATTGTCGATTCTTGATGTGGCATTTAATCAGCCACGTCAAAGTCGCGGTGAGGTATTACGCCAGCCAACCGGGAAAAGCTTTGATACGCTGTTAAGTGAAGCCAAAGAAGCCTTACCTGAAGTAGATGAACTGCTCGAGCGTTCACCGCTGAAAACCACCGCAGCGGTTCAAAATGCCCAACAAACCTATGCCGTCTATGCCGATGAACTACAGAACGATTACCAGCAACTGCCCGATAAGGCGCGTCTGGACTACTATAAAAAGCAAGTAAAACAGCTCTTAGAAACCGACTATAAAAGCCCGGCAGAACTGGCCAAGGCCAAAGAAGCTTTCGATGCATTAAAACAAGAAATCCGTGCCGATAAGGCGCTTGTGACTAATTTTAAAGAAAAAGCCTCAACGGCCAGAAAAGCCCTGTCAGCGTCACTGCAAGAACTAAAAACAGCGCCCCAGCAAGACTATGCATTACTACAGGGTATCTACGCTGGCGATCACGCGGCGCTCTCGCAATTAACTGAGGCCGTGTTTGGCGATAAGGCAGCCCAGTACAATAGTTACCTGTTTACTGCATTTGACCTTATCGTGCCGCTACTTAAGGGCGGCGATGATAATACCGAGACGGCCACTGACGCAGGCTCGCCCCTGCAAGTGTTAATCCGTAAAGCCAACGTATCGGTGAACTGGCAGGATACGCTGCTGACCGGCGACTGGGAAAATATCACTAACGTACACAGTATTTTCGGCAACCCCACTACGTTTTTGCTGAACTCGGTCGCTGATGGTAAACAGTCATTCACCACCAAAGGACAGTTCTTTCTCGACGAGAATGGATTAGATGCCAGTCAGACATGGCAAATTGCCGGCCTGCTGCTGGAGAGTATCAGGTTGAGCGACAACGCAAAGCTCGACGCATCCATCAAACAAGCGCTGCTGGCCACTGCCGGCTCATTAACCATTACCGACAACGCATTGGATGGCAGCGGGAGCATCGACCTGACAAAACTCGCCATGGCGGCCACTGGTAGTAACAAAATTACCAGAGCGGTGGCTGATCTGTTGGGCAGCCTGTCGAGTCTGGATATACAAATGGATATAAGTGGCTCTTTAAATGCGCCTGATTTTGGCTTTTCATCGGATTTGGACAACCAGTTAGCAGGCGCTGCTCTGGCCACTCTGAGCGCCTCACAACAGGATAAACTCGATGAACTCAACCGCAAATTACAAAGCATGGTAGGCGAGCAAAATGACATGCTGAGCAGTGAACTTGGCGATATCAACACCTGGATTAAAGCATCCCAAAACGATGAAGCCGCCTTGCAGGAATTACTCCAGGCATCATTGAAAAATGTCGTCGACAAGCAAAAAGACAAACTACTTAATAAACTGTTCGACAAACTGAATGGACGTTAG
- the ftsB gene encoding cell division protein FtsB, which produces MWRDRLILLVLVIMLSALQYRLWLGKNSVSDYLAKQQEVEKQRRQNANLVQRNALLKADINDLTIGLEAVEERARNELGLIKRGETFYRILPPEEE; this is translated from the coding sequence GTGTGGCGAGATAGGCTGATTTTACTGGTTCTGGTGATAATGCTCAGTGCATTACAATATCGCCTGTGGCTGGGTAAAAACAGCGTGTCAGATTACCTTGCCAAGCAACAGGAAGTCGAAAAGCAACGTCGTCAAAATGCGAACCTGGTACAGCGCAATGCGCTGCTTAAAGCCGATATTAATGACTTAACTATAGGCCTGGAAGCCGTAGAAGAGCGCGCCAGAAACGAGCTGGGCTTAATTAAGCGTGGCGAAACCTTTTACCGCATTTTGCCCCCTGAAGAAGAATAA
- the ispD gene encoding 2-C-methyl-D-erythritol 4-phosphate cytidylyltransferase, whose amino-acid sequence MTISKVVAVVPAAGVGSRMQADRPKQYLTIGDQTILEHTLLKLAAHPDITRVIVALSPGDDYFSTLAVSNAPWLTTVNGGDSRADSVRNALSTLADDEWALVHDAARPCVNHDDLDQLIAMTRRPGFGGAILATPVRDTMKRALSGATAQPVVAHTENRDNLWHALTPQLFPAQALLQAIDSALAAGVTVTDEASAMEFAGHQVMLLDSDPANIKITRPADLPLARFYLQQSLMETSQTGNLSQ is encoded by the coding sequence ATGACCATCAGTAAGGTTGTTGCCGTTGTTCCTGCGGCAGGGGTGGGGTCGCGAATGCAAGCCGATCGCCCTAAACAGTACTTAACCATCGGCGACCAGACTATCCTTGAACATACGCTGTTAAAACTGGCGGCACACCCTGACATCACGCGCGTTATCGTGGCATTAAGCCCCGGTGATGACTACTTTTCGACACTGGCGGTCAGCAACGCACCCTGGTTAACAACAGTTAACGGGGGCGATTCCCGGGCCGATTCGGTGCGCAACGCCCTTAGCACACTGGCAGATGATGAATGGGCATTGGTGCACGATGCAGCGCGTCCTTGTGTCAACCATGACGATCTTGACCAGCTCATTGCGATGACCCGACGACCTGGCTTTGGCGGTGCAATTTTAGCCACACCGGTACGCGATACCATGAAACGGGCTTTATCCGGGGCGACAGCCCAGCCAGTCGTGGCGCATACCGAAAACCGCGACAACTTATGGCATGCGTTAACGCCACAACTGTTTCCGGCACAGGCACTGCTGCAGGCTATCGATAGTGCGCTGGCTGCGGGCGTAACGGTTACCGATGAAGCCTCCGCGATGGAGTTCGCTGGCCATCAGGTAATGTTACTCGACAGCGATCCGGCGAATATTAAAATTACCCGCCCTGCAGACTTACCCCTCGCCCGGTTTTATTTACAACAAAGTCTCATGGAGACTTCTCAAACAGGTAACCTTTCACAATGA
- the ispF gene encoding 2-C-methyl-D-erythritol 2,4-cyclodiphosphate synthase translates to MRIGHGYDVHKFGGNGPIIIGGVSIDYDYGLLAHSDGDVLIHALCDALLGAAALGDIGKHFPDTDSAFAGADSRDLLRQVIAQLRALGYQLVNADMTIIAQAPKMAPHIDSMRHILATDCNVEYDQINVKATTTEKLGFTGRKEGIAAHAVVLITAAAK, encoded by the coding sequence ATGAGAATTGGTCATGGCTATGACGTACATAAATTTGGCGGCAACGGCCCCATAATCATAGGCGGAGTGAGCATTGATTACGACTATGGTTTGCTCGCTCATTCCGATGGTGATGTATTGATACACGCGCTGTGCGATGCCTTGCTTGGCGCCGCGGCGCTGGGCGATATCGGCAAACACTTCCCTGATACCGACAGTGCCTTTGCGGGTGCCGATAGTCGCGATCTGTTACGACAGGTCATTGCGCAACTTCGGGCACTGGGTTACCAACTGGTTAACGCCGACATGACCATTATTGCTCAGGCCCCAAAGATGGCACCTCACATCGATTCGATGCGCCATATACTGGCCACTGATTGCAACGTTGAATATGACCAAATCAATGTAAAAGCCACCACCACAGAAAAATTAGGCTTTACCGGACGTAAAGAAGGGATAGCGGCCCATGCCGTAGTGCTCATTACGGCGGCAGCCAAATGA
- the truD gene encoding tRNA pseudouridine(13) synthase TruD: MIALDTSEWQYLFGQPTSTGLLKQQLTDFKVREHLGYKLTGEGEHIYIELEKAGLNTAYVAEQLASFCKLPLRQVTYAGRKDKYAVTQQWFGIHLPGKAEFDWSGFTLAGTRILHTQRHNKKLRTGQLKGNTFTITLREVSDPEQVIERLHRAADEGVPNYFGSQRFGVQRISEQGETSRGGNLLLAERMLNGEVIKNRNKRSMALSALRSWLFNDMLSARISAGLLTTVNTGDVVNLSGSNSIFVAEEDCSELNRRLQERDLSTTVPLWGDGKLDSLGQALAFEQELAEQYSALTAYLASQRLTQDRRAAIIWPQQLECDRQGDTLIVSFFLPPGCFATSVLRECLNTIELA; this comes from the coding sequence ATGATCGCGCTGGATACCTCTGAGTGGCAGTATTTATTTGGCCAGCCGACGAGCACTGGCCTGCTTAAACAGCAACTTACCGACTTTAAGGTCCGCGAGCACCTTGGTTACAAGCTGACCGGCGAAGGCGAACACATTTATATTGAGCTGGAAAAAGCCGGTTTGAATACCGCTTACGTGGCAGAGCAACTGGCGAGCTTTTGTAAGTTGCCGCTGCGTCAGGTTACCTATGCTGGTCGCAAGGATAAATACGCCGTCACACAGCAATGGTTTGGCATACATCTCCCCGGTAAGGCCGAATTTGACTGGTCAGGTTTCACCCTTGCCGGCACACGGATATTACACACCCAACGGCACAACAAAAAACTGCGAACGGGTCAGCTAAAAGGCAACACCTTCACCATTACGCTGCGTGAAGTGTCTGATCCTGAGCAGGTTATCGAGCGCTTGCACCGCGCGGCAGATGAAGGCGTGCCTAACTACTTTGGCAGCCAGCGTTTTGGCGTACAACGCATCAGCGAACAAGGCGAAACCAGCCGTGGTGGCAACCTATTGCTGGCCGAGCGAATGCTCAACGGCGAGGTTATCAAAAACCGCAATAAACGTTCTATGGCGCTGTCGGCCTTACGTAGCTGGCTGTTTAACGACATGCTGTCGGCACGCATTAGTGCAGGCTTGCTAACCACTGTTAACACTGGCGATGTGGTGAACTTGTCTGGCTCTAACAGCATCTTTGTTGCCGAAGAAGACTGTAGTGAGCTGAACCGACGCTTGCAAGAACGCGATTTGTCTACGACGGTACCGCTCTGGGGCGACGGCAAACTCGATTCGCTGGGGCAGGCTCTGGCTTTTGAACAAGAATTGGCAGAACAATATTCCGCATTAACGGCGTACCTGGCAAGTCAGAGGCTAACTCAGGATCGCCGCGCCGCGATTATTTGGCCGCAACAACTTGAATGCGACCGCCAAGGTGATACATTAATCGTAAGTTTTTTCCTGCCTCCAGGCTGTTTTGCCACATCGGTATTACGTGAGTGTCTCAATACCATTGAACTGGCCTGA
- the surE gene encoding 5'/3'-nucleotidase SurE, translated as MKILLSNDDSVFAKGIATLYTALASEHDVTVIAPDRNCSGASNALSLHQPLRIQKMDNGFYAVNGTPSDCVHLGVNCFLEEDPELVVSGINHGANLGDDVIYSGTVAAATEGRYMGLPAIAVSLCNYDGGHFETAAQVVIDIIRKLITHPLPANQILNVNVPDLPYDELAGVKVTRQGRRHRAEGMVKAADAFNREIYWYGPAGAEQDAGPGTDFHAIANGYCSVTPLSVDMTAHDSIDEMEKWLEM; from the coding sequence ATGAAAATATTATTGAGTAATGACGATAGCGTGTTTGCCAAAGGCATCGCCACTTTGTACACCGCGTTAGCCAGCGAACATGATGTTACGGTTATTGCACCGGATCGAAATTGCAGCGGTGCCAGTAATGCCCTGTCATTACATCAGCCATTGCGTATCCAGAAAATGGACAATGGCTTTTACGCGGTAAATGGTACGCCCTCTGATTGCGTACATCTGGGCGTAAACTGCTTTTTAGAGGAAGATCCTGAGCTGGTCGTATCGGGCATTAACCACGGCGCCAACCTTGGTGATGACGTCATTTACTCAGGCACCGTTGCAGCGGCAACCGAAGGCCGTTATATGGGCCTGCCCGCTATTGCAGTATCCTTATGCAACTACGATGGTGGTCACTTTGAAACCGCCGCTCAGGTAGTGATAGATATCATCCGCAAACTTATAACGCATCCATTACCGGCCAATCAGATATTAAATGTCAATGTGCCTGATCTGCCCTACGATGAGCTGGCCGGTGTAAAGGTCACCCGGCAAGGCCGCCGCCATCGCGCCGAAGGTATGGTCAAAGCGGCAGATGCTTTTAACCGTGAGATCTACTGGTACGGGCCTGCCGGCGCAGAACAGGATGCCGGACCGGGAACGGACTTTCACGCCATTGCCAACGGCTACTGTTCGGTAACGCCTCTCAGCGTCGATATGACCGCACACGACAGCATAGACGAAATGGAAAAGTGGCTCGAAATGTAA
- a CDS encoding protein-L-isoaspartate(D-aspartate) O-methyltransferase, whose amino-acid sequence MRSTRKGDALAQLLCDEGIVNQQVLNAVASVPREHFLPDALQHKAYQNTALPIGQGQTISQPYIVAKMSELLLAAPNPANSVLEIGTGSGYQTAILALLFPQVFSVERIKTLQFQAKRRMNQLDLHNVKMKHGDGWQGWQSKGPYDCIIVTAAASRVPEALTDQLREGGRLVIPVGDDQQQLLCIDKMEDQLISNTIESVRFVPLVAGELL is encoded by the coding sequence ATGAGATCAACACGAAAAGGTGACGCGCTGGCACAATTGCTGTGTGACGAAGGAATCGTTAATCAGCAGGTATTAAATGCCGTGGCCAGCGTACCACGGGAGCATTTTTTACCCGATGCGTTGCAACACAAGGCTTATCAGAATACCGCTCTGCCTATAGGGCAGGGTCAAACGATTTCACAACCCTACATTGTTGCCAAAATGAGCGAGCTGTTATTAGCTGCGCCAAACCCGGCTAATTCAGTGTTGGAGATCGGCACCGGTTCCGGTTATCAGACTGCCATTCTGGCATTGTTATTCCCCCAGGTATTCTCTGTTGAGCGAATAAAAACACTGCAGTTTCAAGCTAAACGGCGCATGAACCAGCTCGACTTACACAATGTAAAGATGAAGCATGGCGACGGCTGGCAAGGCTGGCAAAGCAAGGGACCATATGACTGTATTATCGTTACTGCAGCGGCCAGTCGGGTACCTGAAGCCCTCACCGACCAATTAAGGGAAGGCGGGCGCCTAGTGATTCCCGTCGGGGATGATCAGCAGCAATTACTTTGTATAGATAAAATGGAGGATCAACTGATAAGCAACACTATTGAGTCGGTTCGCTTTGTCCCACTTGTTGCCGGAGAGCTCCTGTGA
- a CDS encoding YqaA family protein — translation MKLFQPCYDLALRWAKHPNASRYLATLSFAESVIFPVPPDVMLAPMSLSQPDKAWRFALITTIASIVGGIAGYLLGLFAFESWLQPMIESAGYSHKLETTMTWFESYGVWVVFLAGFSPIPYKIFTISAGFLQMAFLPFLIASAVGRGARFYLVAALMKWGGANMEAQLRKYIEVLGWMVVLIAVAAYLLLR, via the coding sequence GTGAAGTTGTTTCAACCCTGTTATGACCTTGCCTTGCGGTGGGCAAAGCACCCTAATGCCAGTCGCTACCTGGCAACCTTGAGTTTTGCCGAATCGGTGATTTTCCCTGTTCCACCGGATGTTATGCTTGCCCCTATGTCGTTATCGCAGCCAGACAAAGCCTGGCGATTTGCGCTCATCACTACGATTGCTTCAATAGTAGGCGGTATAGCCGGGTACCTGTTAGGCCTGTTTGCCTTTGAGAGCTGGTTACAGCCGATGATCGAATCGGCTGGCTATAGCCATAAACTAGAAACCACGATGACATGGTTTGAGTCTTACGGCGTATGGGTGGTCTTTTTGGCCGGCTTTTCCCCCATACCGTATAAGATATTTACTATCAGTGCCGGTTTTTTGCAGATGGCATTCTTACCTTTTCTGATAGCCTCAGCCGTTGGCCGGGGAGCCAGATTTTACCTGGTCGCGGCACTCATGAAATGGGGCGGAGCCAATATGGAAGCGCAACTGCGTAAATATATTGAAGTGCTTGGCTGGATGGTAGTACTTATTGCTGTGGCTGCTTACCTGCTGCTCAGATGA
- a CDS encoding peptidoglycan DD-metalloendopeptidase family protein yields the protein MTVLNSQHYPQDLPQQTTYTVQSGDTLYAIAWYTGNDYADLAKWNNLTKPYDIYPGQLLDLQPSLKASKKTQTVNKMTGPTSKKNTKKSIDQRDSEAYCDCEPDVNTPKSSGERGTKETSVRDNVSKKTNPSFPPRVERWQWPAQGRVELTNSNEEATKTGLDIYAQHGSQVNAAAAGKVVYAGNALRGYGNLIIIKHTDSFLSAYAHNSRIVVKEREWVNVGQQIAEMGDTGTTSVKLHFEIRYRGKAVEPMKYLPVTQ from the coding sequence GTGACGGTGTTGAACAGTCAGCATTATCCTCAGGATTTACCCCAACAAACCACCTACACCGTACAATCGGGCGACACATTGTATGCCATTGCCTGGTATACCGGCAATGACTATGCTGATCTTGCCAAATGGAACAACCTGACAAAACCCTACGACATTTACCCTGGGCAATTACTGGATTTACAGCCCTCTTTGAAGGCGTCAAAAAAAACGCAAACTGTCAATAAAATGACTGGACCAACCAGCAAAAAGAATACAAAAAAGTCTATTGACCAAAGAGATAGCGAGGCGTATTGTGATTGTGAACCAGATGTTAACACGCCAAAAAGTAGTGGCGAACGTGGTACTAAAGAAACTTCGGTCAGGGATAACGTCAGTAAAAAAACCAACCCAAGTTTTCCGCCCAGAGTTGAGCGCTGGCAATGGCCTGCGCAAGGTCGGGTTGAGTTAACCAACAGCAATGAAGAGGCAACTAAAACCGGTCTCGACATTTATGCCCAACATGGCAGCCAGGTTAACGCTGCGGCAGCCGGGAAAGTGGTTTATGCAGGCAACGCGCTGCGGGGATACGGTAACCTGATAATCATAAAACACACCGATTCCTTTTTGAGTGCTTATGCGCACAACAGCCGGATAGTAGTTAAAGAGCGCGAATGGGTTAACGTTGGGCAACAAATTGCAGAAATGGGGGATACCGGCACTACGTCAGTAAAACTTCATTTTGAAATAAGGTATCGGGGGAAAGCAGTCGAACCGATGAAGTATCTACCAGTAACACAATAA
- the rpoS gene encoding RNA polymerase sigma factor RpoS: protein MGQQNIAVIDATPQDETEHTEVVETSKDTGVFDEENTKAKSDTWTNQEEVTKTLDATQLYLSEIGYSPLLTAEEEVHFARRALKGCEASRKRMIVSNLRLVVKIARRYNNRGLALLDLIEEGNLGLIRAVEKFDPERGFRFSTYATWWIRQTIERAIMNQTRTIRLPIHVVKELNVYLRAARELAQELDHEPTAEDIALHLDKPIDEVSKMLRLNERISSVDTPIGGDNDKALLDILADDNESSPEDQLQDSNIKLNIVNWLQELNPKQREVLARRFGLMGYEPSTLEDVGAEIGLTRERVRQIQVEGLRRLKDMLSHQGLDLESVFSRLS from the coding sequence GTGGGTCAACAAAATATCGCTGTCATCGACGCAACACCCCAAGACGAAACAGAACATACCGAAGTCGTAGAAACTAGCAAAGACACCGGTGTATTCGACGAAGAAAACACAAAAGCCAAGTCTGACACTTGGACAAACCAGGAAGAAGTAACCAAAACACTTGATGCAACACAGTTATACCTAAGCGAAATAGGTTATTCGCCGCTGCTAACCGCAGAGGAAGAAGTCCATTTTGCCCGCCGGGCACTGAAAGGTTGTGAAGCTTCTCGCAAACGTATGATCGTAAGCAACTTACGATTAGTCGTTAAAATAGCCAGACGCTACAACAACCGTGGTCTGGCACTGCTTGACCTGATTGAAGAAGGTAATCTGGGTTTAATTAGGGCCGTTGAAAAGTTTGATCCGGAACGCGGTTTCAGATTTTCGACTTATGCAACATGGTGGATACGTCAAACCATTGAACGTGCCATTATGAACCAAACCCGTACGATTCGTTTACCCATTCATGTGGTAAAGGAGCTTAACGTTTATTTGCGTGCGGCAAGAGAGCTGGCTCAGGAGCTGGATCACGAACCAACGGCAGAAGATATTGCGCTTCACCTCGACAAACCTATCGATGAAGTCAGTAAAATGCTTCGCCTGAACGAACGTATTAGTTCGGTTGACACTCCCATTGGTGGTGACAACGATAAGGCTTTGCTGGACATTCTGGCTGACGATAACGAGTCAAGCCCTGAAGACCAGTTGCAAGACAGCAATATTAAATTAAATATTGTTAACTGGCTGCAAGAGCTTAATCCAAAACAGCGAGAAGTACTGGCAAGACGCTTTGGACTGATGGGTTATGAACCTTCAACACTCGAGGATGTAGGCGCTGAAATTGGTCTTACCCGTGAACGGGTTCGTCAAATACAGGTCGAAGGGCTGCGCCGCCTGAAGGATATGTTAAGTCATCAGGGACTGGATTTAGAAAGTGTATTTAGCCGTTTAAGCTAA
- the folA gene encoding type 3 dihydrofolate reductase — protein MIAAMAHNRVIGKDNQMPWHMPADLAHFKRTTLGKPVIMGRKTYESIGRALPGRLNIVLTSDSAYSLADATVVNSIDAALAQAKSEATDEAMIIGGGAIYTSLLPRADRLYLTFIDADVAGDTYFPDYAKQGKWRELSKETHPSDQKNQFGYTFVTLERESL, from the coding sequence ATGATTGCAGCCATGGCTCATAACAGAGTGATTGGTAAAGATAATCAAATGCCGTGGCACATGCCAGCCGATTTAGCGCACTTTAAACGTACCACACTGGGCAAACCCGTCATCATGGGGCGTAAAACCTATGAGTCAATCGGACGCGCCTTACCGGGCAGGTTAAATATCGTGCTCACCAGCGATAGCGCATATTCACTGGCCGACGCAACGGTGGTTAACAGCATTGACGCAGCGCTAGCACAGGCAAAGAGTGAGGCGACGGACGAGGCAATGATCATTGGTGGTGGGGCGATTTATACCAGCTTATTACCCCGGGCCGATCGCTTGTATCTAACCTTTATCGATGCTGACGTTGCAGGTGATACCTACTTTCCTGACTATGCCAAGCAGGGAAAGTGGCGTGAACTGAGCAAAGAGACCCATCCGTCAGACCAGAAAAACCAATTCGGCTATACCTTTGTGACGCTGGAGCGTGAATCGCTGTAG